One region of Vidua chalybeata isolate OUT-0048 chromosome 26, bVidCha1 merged haplotype, whole genome shotgun sequence genomic DNA includes:
- the LOC128800267 gene encoding membrane primary amine oxidase-like: MNLKTVLIILGLALATIFTLVCVLLTRERTPRSCQHLPPEQENTEDGQSLVFADLTPEEMSQVVGYLQGHLGVPLVDASRAKPSDNCIASVDLQVPGKAEVLRFLDGGGARPPREALAVLYFGKQPEPNITEYVVGPLPRPAYHRDVTVQKYGGKVPYHRRPTLAVEYKQIGGFLKSQVFPSAPAFMQQVMEYDGTNLAVVTAAPRGFQSGDRVTWFVLFQNVSGFFVHPVGLEVLVDHSSLDISQWAVSRVFYNGQYYRDMVQLESAYVQGRISVEKGWSFAFGMSVSTGLRLFDIRHKGERVAYEIGVQEALSVYGSNCPGGMSTRYMDGSFGLGRYTSPLVRGLDCPYLATYVDTHALSDSLRPEKRKASLCIFEQNLGSPLRRHYSNLQSLYYGGLVNSALVIRSIATVGNYDYVWDFIFYQNGALEGKVQATGYPSSSFLHGDGLRYGNRLWEHTLGTIHTHFVNYKVDLDVGGRSGSPFNVCHCSDKPQSFEVCLLVLTVPNN; the protein is encoded by the exons ATGAACTTGAAAACTGTGCTCATCATCCTTGGTCTGGCGTTAGCCACGATCTTCACCTTGGTCTGTGTGTTGCTGACCAGAGAAAGGACCCCCAGAagctgccagcacctgccccCAGAGCAGGAGAACACTGAGGATGGCCAGAGCCTGGTGTTTGCTGACCTGACACCTGAGGAGATGTCCCAGGTGGTGGGGTacctgcagggacacctcgGGGTGCCGCTGGTGGACGCCTCCCGTGCCAAACCCTCGGACAACTGCATCGCCTCCGTGGATCTGCAGGTCCCCGGCAAGGCAGAGGTGCTGCGGTTCCTGGACGGCGGGGGGGCTCGTCCCCCCCGggaggctctggctgtgctgtacTTTGGGAAGCAGCCAGAGCCCAACATCACCGAGTACGTGGTGGGGCCGCTGCCGAGGCCAGCGTACCACCGAGACGTGACGGTGCAGAAGTACGGGGGGAAGGTGCCCTACCACCGCAGACCAACGCTGGCTGTTGAATACAAGCAGATCGGAGGTTTTCTGAAGAGCCAAGTGTTcccctcagctccagctttcATGCAACAAGTTATGGAGTATGATGGAACCAATCTTGCAGTTGTGACAGCTGCTCCCCGTGGATTCCAGTCTGGAGATCGTGTCACCTGGTTTGTCCTGTTTCAGAACGTGAGTGGGTTCTTTGTGCACCCGgtggggctggaggtgctggtggaCCACAGCAGCCTGGACATCTCGCAGTGGGCGGTGAGCAGGGTGTTCTACAACGGGCAGTACTACAGGGACATGGTGCAGCTGGAGAGCGCCTACGTGCAGGGTCGGATCAGCGTGGAGAAG ggctggagcttTGCCTTTGGGATGAGCGTGAGCACAGGCCTGCGGCTGTTTGACATCCGACACAAGGGGGAGAGGGTTGCCTATGAGATCGGCGTGCAGGAGGCGCTGTCCGTGTACGGCTCCAACTGCCCGGGAGGGATGTCCACGCGCTACATGGACGGCAGCTTTGGCCTGGGGCGCTACACCTCCCCCCTGGTGCGAGGGCTGGACTGCCCCTACCTGGCCACCTACGTGGACACACACGCTCTGTCTGACAGCCTGAGGCCCGAGAAGAGGAAGGCTTCGCTCTGCATCTTTGAGCAGAACCTGGGCTCCCCTCTGAGGCGCCACTACTCCAACTTGCAGTCGCTCTACTACGGGGGGCTGGTCAACTCCGCTCTGGTCATTCGGTCCATTGCCACCGTGGGCAACTACGACTACGTGTGGGACTTCATCTTCTACCAGAACGGGGCCCTGGAGGGCAAGGTGCAGGCCACGGGGTACCCAAGCTCATCCTTTCTCCATGGGGATGGCCTGAGATACGGCAATAGGCTTTGGGAGCACACCCTGGGTACGATACACACCCATTTTGTCAACTATAAGGTGGACTTGGACGTGGGAGGTAGGTCTGGATCTCCTTTTAACGTCTGCCATTGTTCGGATAAGCCCCAGAGCTTTGAGGTTTGCCTCCTTGTCCTTACAGTCCCTAATAACTGA
- the LOC128800263 gene encoding membrane primary amine oxidase-like isoform X2: MNPRLPYVLLAGAAVIIFILSCMLLSRGGRSPSCESQPSVVEKTGSMSQSLVFADLTPEEMSQVVGYLQGHLGVPLVDASRAKPSDNCIASVDLQVPGKAEVLRFLDGGGARPPREALAVLYFGKQPEPNITEYVVGPLPRPAYHRDVTVQKYGGKVPYHRRPMLRGEYEQLRVFLETKAFAAAPTFLQEVLEYDGTNVAFQSTVPHGFQSGDRATWFVLFQNVSGFFVHPVGLEVLVDHSSLDISQWAVSRVFYNGQYYRDMVQLESAYVQGRISVEKGWSFAFGMSVSTGLRLFDIRHKGERVAYEIGVQEALSVYGSNCPGGMSTRYMDGSFGLGRYTSPLVRGLDCPYLATYVDTHALSDSLRPEKRKASLCIFEQNLGSPLRRHYSNLQSLYYGGLVNSALVIRSIATVGNYDYVWDFIFYQNGALEGKVQATGYPSSSFLHGDGLRYGNRLWEHTLGTIHTHFVNYKVDLDVGGVKNSLVAHDMAFEMARAPWSPEQQIERPRLTKKVLDTEDQAAFRLQSKMPRYIYFAANSKNKWGHQRGYRIQISSFAGDHIPEASSMERAISWARYQLAVTRRKEEEPTSTSIYNQNDPWTPTVAFADFINNETITNEDLVAWITAGFLHIPHSEDIPNTVTVGNSVGFLLRPYNYYDLDPSIYSNDGVFFTSEQDFTACEINPLACLPKTASCLPNFPPFTYDGFRNMSRL, from the exons ATGAACCCCAGACTTCCCTACGTtctcctggctggggctgcagtgaTAATCTTCATTCTCTCCTGCATGCTGCTGAGCAGGGGTGGGCGATCGCCCAGCTGTGAATCCCAGCCCAGCGTTGTGGAGAAGACAGGATCCATGAGCCAGAGCCTGGTGTTTGCTGACCTGACACCTGAGGAGATGTCCCAGGTGGTGGGGTacctgcagggacacctcgGGGTGCCGCTGGTGGACGCCTCCCGTGCCAAACCCTCGGACAACTGCATCGCCTCCGTGGATCTGCAGGTCCCCGGCAAGGCAGAGGTGCTGCGGTTCCTGGACGGCGGGGGGGCTCGTCCCCCCCGggaggctctggctgtgctgtacTTTGGGAAGCAGCCAGAGCCCAACATCACCGAGTACGTGGTGGGGCCGCTGCCGAGGCCAGCGTACCACCGAGACGTGACGGTGCAGAAGTACGGGGGGAAGGTGCCCTACCACCGCAGACCGATGCTGCGCGGTGAGTACGAGCAGCTGCGAGTGTTCCTGGAGACGAAGGCGTTTGCTGCAGCACCGACCTTCCTGCAAGAAGTCCTTGAGTACGACGGAACCAATGTGGCATTTCAGAGCACAGTCCCTCATGGATTCCAGTCTGGAGATCGTGCCACCTGGTTTGTCCTGTTTCAGAACGTGAGTGGGTTCTTTGTGCACCCGgtggggctggaggtgctggtggaCCACAGCAGCCTGGACATCTCGCAGTGGGCGGTGAGCAGGGTGTTCTACAACGGGCAGTACTACAGGGACATGGTGCAGCTGGAGAGCGCCTACGTGCAGGGTCGGATCAGCGTGGAGAAG ggctggagcttTGCCTTTGGGATGAGCGTGAGCACAGGCCTGCGGCTGTTTGACATCCGACACAAGGGGGAGAGGGTTGCCTATGAGATCGGCGTGCAGGAGGCGCTGTCCGTGTACGGCTCCAACTGCCCGGGAGGGATGTCCACGCGCTACATGGACGGCAGCTTTGGCCTGGGGCGCTACACCTCCCCCCTGGTGCGAGGGCTGGACTGCCCCTACCTGGCCACCTACGTGGACACACACGCTCTGTCTGACAGCCTGAGGCCCGAGAAGAGGAAGGCTTCGCTCTGCATCTTTGAGCAGAACCTGGGCTCCCCTCTGAGGCGCCACTACTCCAACTTGCAGTCGCTCTACTACGGGGGGCTGGTCAACTCCGCTCTGGTCATTCGGTCCATTGCCACCGTGGGCAACTACGACTACGTGTGGGACTTCATCTTCTACCAGAACGGGGCCCTGGAGGGCAAGGTGCAGGCCACGGGGTACCCAAGCTCATCCTTTCTCCATGGGGATGGCCTGAGATACGGCAATAGGCTTTGGGAGCACACCCTGGGTACGATACACACCCATTTTGTCAACTATAAGGTGGACTTGGACGTGGGAG GGGTGAAAAACTCCCTCGTGGCCCATGACATGGCATTTGAGATGGCACGGGCTCcctggagcccagagcagcagataGAGCGGCCACGACTCACCAAGAAAGTCCTGGACACAGAAGACCAGGCTGCCTTCCGACTGCAGTCCAAGATGCCCAGATACATCTACTTCGCTGCCAACAGCAAAAACAAGTGGGGCCACCAGCGCGGTTACAGGATCCAGATCAGCAGTTTTGCAGGGGACCACATCCCTGAGGCCAGTTCCATGGAGAGGGCCATCAGCTGGGCAAG GTACCAGCTGGCCGTCACCCGGCGGAAGGAGGAGGAGCCCACCAGCACCAGCATCTACAACCAGAATGACCCCTGGACACCCACTGTGGCCTTTGCTGACTTCATCAACAACGAGACCATCACCAACGAG GACCTCGTTGCCTGGATAACTGCTGGCTTCCTTCACATTCCACACTCTGAGGATATTCCCAACACTGTGACCGTGGGAAACTCGGTTGGTTTTCTCCTGAGGCCCTACAACTACTATGACCTGGACCCCTCTATATACTCCAATGATGGTGTGTTTTTCACCAGCGAGCAGGACTTTACAGCATGTGAAATCAACCCTCTTGCCTGCTTGCCCAAAACTGCCTCTTGTCTGCCAAACTTCCCCCCATTCACCTATGATGGTTTTCGAAACATGAGCAGGCTTTAA
- the LOC128800263 gene encoding membrane primary amine oxidase-like isoform X1, whose product MNPRLPYVLLAGAAVIIFILSCMLLSRGGRSPSCESQPSVVEKTGSMSQSLVFADLTPEEMSQVVGYLQGHLGVPLVDASRAKPSDNCIASVDLQVPGKAEVLRFLDGGGARPPREALAVLYFGKQPEPNITEYVVGPLPRPAYHRDVTVQKYGGKVPYHRRPMLRGEYEQLRVFLETKAFAAAPTFLQEVLEYDGTNVAFQSTVPHGFQSGDRATWFVLFQNVSGFFVHPVGLEVLVDHSSLDISQWAVSRVFYNGQYYRDMVQLESAYVQGRISVEKVRKVPWDGDFSSMKPRAPAAAQFPVQFEPQGPRYSVRNNHVLFQGWSFAFGMSVSTGLRLFDIRHKGERVAYEIGVQEALSVYGSNCPGGMSTRYMDGSFGLGRYTSPLVRGLDCPYLATYVDTHALSDSLRPEKRKASLCIFEQNLGSPLRRHYSNLQSLYYGGLVNSALVIRSIATVGNYDYVWDFIFYQNGALEGKVQATGYPSSSFLHGDGLRYGNRLWEHTLGTIHTHFVNYKVDLDVGGVKNSLVAHDMAFEMARAPWSPEQQIERPRLTKKVLDTEDQAAFRLQSKMPRYIYFAANSKNKWGHQRGYRIQISSFAGDHIPEASSMERAISWARYQLAVTRRKEEEPTSTSIYNQNDPWTPTVAFADFINNETITNEDLVAWITAGFLHIPHSEDIPNTVTVGNSVGFLLRPYNYYDLDPSIYSNDGVFFTSEQDFTACEINPLACLPKTASCLPNFPPFTYDGFRNMSRL is encoded by the exons ATGAACCCCAGACTTCCCTACGTtctcctggctggggctgcagtgaTAATCTTCATTCTCTCCTGCATGCTGCTGAGCAGGGGTGGGCGATCGCCCAGCTGTGAATCCCAGCCCAGCGTTGTGGAGAAGACAGGATCCATGAGCCAGAGCCTGGTGTTTGCTGACCTGACACCTGAGGAGATGTCCCAGGTGGTGGGGTacctgcagggacacctcgGGGTGCCGCTGGTGGACGCCTCCCGTGCCAAACCCTCGGACAACTGCATCGCCTCCGTGGATCTGCAGGTCCCCGGCAAGGCAGAGGTGCTGCGGTTCCTGGACGGCGGGGGGGCTCGTCCCCCCCGggaggctctggctgtgctgtacTTTGGGAAGCAGCCAGAGCCCAACATCACCGAGTACGTGGTGGGGCCGCTGCCGAGGCCAGCGTACCACCGAGACGTGACGGTGCAGAAGTACGGGGGGAAGGTGCCCTACCACCGCAGACCGATGCTGCGCGGTGAGTACGAGCAGCTGCGAGTGTTCCTGGAGACGAAGGCGTTTGCTGCAGCACCGACCTTCCTGCAAGAAGTCCTTGAGTACGACGGAACCAATGTGGCATTTCAGAGCACAGTCCCTCATGGATTCCAGTCTGGAGATCGTGCCACCTGGTTTGTCCTGTTTCAGAACGTGAGTGGGTTCTTTGTGCACCCGgtggggctggaggtgctggtggaCCACAGCAGCCTGGACATCTCGCAGTGGGCGGTGAGCAGGGTGTTCTACAACGGGCAGTACTACAGGGACATGGTGCAGCTGGAGAGCGCCTACGTGCAGGGTCGGATCAGCGTGGAGAAGGTGAGGAAGGTGCCGTGGGACGGGGACTTCTCGTCCATGAAGCCTCGAGCGCCTGCGGCCGCGCAGTTCCCGGTGCAGTTTGAGCCGCAGGGTCCCCGCTACAGCGTCAGGAACAACCATGTGCtgttccagggctggagcttTGCCTTTGGGATGAGCGTGAGCACAGGCCTGCGGCTGTTTGACATCCGACACAAGGGGGAGAGGGTTGCCTATGAGATCGGCGTGCAGGAGGCGCTGTCCGTGTACGGCTCCAACTGCCCGGGAGGGATGTCCACGCGCTACATGGACGGCAGCTTTGGCCTGGGGCGCTACACCTCCCCCCTGGTGCGAGGGCTGGACTGCCCCTACCTGGCCACCTACGTGGACACACACGCTCTGTCTGACAGCCTGAGGCCCGAGAAGAGGAAGGCTTCGCTCTGCATCTTTGAGCAGAACCTGGGCTCCCCTCTGAGGCGCCACTACTCCAACTTGCAGTCGCTCTACTACGGGGGGCTGGTCAACTCCGCTCTGGTCATTCGGTCCATTGCCACCGTGGGCAACTACGACTACGTGTGGGACTTCATCTTCTACCAGAACGGGGCCCTGGAGGGCAAGGTGCAGGCCACGGGGTACCCAAGCTCATCCTTTCTCCATGGGGATGGCCTGAGATACGGCAATAGGCTTTGGGAGCACACCCTGGGTACGATACACACCCATTTTGTCAACTATAAGGTGGACTTGGACGTGGGAG GGGTGAAAAACTCCCTCGTGGCCCATGACATGGCATTTGAGATGGCACGGGCTCcctggagcccagagcagcagataGAGCGGCCACGACTCACCAAGAAAGTCCTGGACACAGAAGACCAGGCTGCCTTCCGACTGCAGTCCAAGATGCCCAGATACATCTACTTCGCTGCCAACAGCAAAAACAAGTGGGGCCACCAGCGCGGTTACAGGATCCAGATCAGCAGTTTTGCAGGGGACCACATCCCTGAGGCCAGTTCCATGGAGAGGGCCATCAGCTGGGCAAG GTACCAGCTGGCCGTCACCCGGCGGAAGGAGGAGGAGCCCACCAGCACCAGCATCTACAACCAGAATGACCCCTGGACACCCACTGTGGCCTTTGCTGACTTCATCAACAACGAGACCATCACCAACGAG GACCTCGTTGCCTGGATAACTGCTGGCTTCCTTCACATTCCACACTCTGAGGATATTCCCAACACTGTGACCGTGGGAAACTCGGTTGGTTTTCTCCTGAGGCCCTACAACTACTATGACCTGGACCCCTCTATATACTCCAATGATGGTGTGTTTTTCACCAGCGAGCAGGACTTTACAGCATGTGAAATCAACCCTCTTGCCTGCTTGCCCAAAACTGCCTCTTGTCTGCCAAACTTCCCCCCATTCACCTATGATGGTTTTCGAAACATGAGCAGGCTTTAA
- the LOC128800262 gene encoding membrane primary amine oxidase-like — translation MSLKTVLVLLGLALATIFALVCVLLTRERTPRSCQHLPPEQENTEDGQSLVFADLTPEEMSQVVGYLQGHLGVPLVDASRAKPSDNCIASVDLQVPGKAEVLRFLDSGGARPPREALAVLYFGKQPEPNITEYVVGPLPRPAYHRDVTVQKYGGKVPYHRRPVTGKEYADINALIQRELKKAPRFLAACCESDGTNLVTLTTAPRGFKTGDRVTWFVLFHNVAGTGYYLSPVGLEVLVDHGDLHVSRWQLHKVFYSGRYFAGTGDLEREFVAGALEVVRLKQPRADAVLGSMKPRRPPGSPGPLQFEPQGPRYSVRNNRITFQDWSIAFGMSPNTGPRLFDIRYRGERIVYELSLQEALALYSSNCPGGMSTRYLDGSFGIGRFAYELLQGLDCPYTATYVDRHYLAETDTPKTNQNSLCIFEHDSALPLRRHFSDSQSFYYGGLRKNTLVIRTISTLINYDYVWDFMFHASGAVEVRVHATGYISSSFFHGRGIDYGNRVGPHTLGTMHLHHIHYKVDLDVDGQLNSLETQDMEYEFVKDPWSTQNTIERPYLRRERLEREDEAAFPLNVPMPRYLSFVSPNPNKWEHPRSYRIQIISFAGKHLPTNSSMERSVSWGRYQLAVTRRKEEEPTSTSIYNQNDPWTPTVAFADFINNETITNEDLVAWITVGFLHVPHAEDIPNTVTVGNGVGFFLRPYNYFNEDPSVDSPDSVYFSSEQDVGTCGANPLACLSSAATCAPRLPPFHFGGFLNLSLAPPLGGL, via the exons ATGAGCCTGAAAACCGTGCTCGTCCTCCTTGGTCTGGCATTAGCCACGATCTTCGCCTTGGTCTGTGTGTTGCTGACCAGAGAAAGGACCCCCAGAagctgccagcacctgccccCAGAGCAGGAGAACACTGAGGATGGCCAGAGCCTGGTGTTTGCTGACCTGACACCTGAGGAGATGTCCCAGGTGGTGGGGTacctgcagggacacctcgGGGTGCCGCTGGTGGACGCCTCCCGTGCCAAACCCTCGGACAACTGCATCGCCTCCGTGGATCTGCAGGTCCCCGGCAAGGCAGAGGTGCTGCGGTTCCTGGACAGCGGGGGGGCTCGTCCCCCCCGggaggctctggctgtgctgtacTTTGGGAAGCAGCCAGAGCCCAACATCACCGAGTACGTGGTGGGGCCGCTGCCGAGGCCAGCGTACCACCGAGACGTGACGGTGCAGAAGTACGGGGGGAAGGTGCCCTACCACCGCAGACCCGTCACTGGCAAGGAGTACGCGGATATCAACGCCCTCATTCAGAGGGAGCTGAAAAAGGCGCCGCGCTTCCTCGCTGCATGCTGCGAGTCTGACGGGACCAACCTGGTCACCCTCACCACAGCCCCGCGGGGCTTCAAGACCGGTGACCGCGTGACCTGGTTTGTCCTTTTCCACAATGTGGCTGGCACCGGCTACTACCTGTCCCCAgtggggctggaggtgctggtggaCCACGGGGACCTCCACGTCTCCCGGTGGCAGCTGCACAAAGTCTTCTACAGCGGCCGGTACTTTGCCGGCACAGGGGATCTGGAACGGGAGTTTGTGGCCGGTGCGCTGGAGGTTGTCAGACTCAAGCAGCCGCGGGCTGATGCAGTGCTGGGCTCAATGAAGCCCCGGCGCCCGCCCGGGTCCCCGGGCCCGCTGCAGTTTGAGCCGCAGGGTCCCCGCTACAGCGTCAGGAACAACCGCATCACCTTCCAGGACTGGAGCATCGCCTTCGGCATGAGCCCCAACACTGGCCCGCGCCTCTTTGACATCAGGTACCGTGGGGAGAGGATTGTCTATGAGCTGAGTCTCCAGGAAGCCTTAGCCCTGTACAGCTCCAACTGCCCTGGGGGCATGTCCACCCGCTACCTGGACGGCAGCTTTGGCATCGGCAGGTTTGCCtatgagctgctccagggcctgGACTGCCCCTACACAGCGACCTACGTGGACCGGCACTACCTGGCAGAGACAGATActcccaaaaccaaccaaaactcACTCTGCATTTTTGAGCATGACTCTGCCCTCCCTCTGAGGCGCCACTTCTCCGACTCACAGTCCTTCTACTACGGCGGGCTGCGGAAAAACACGCTGGTCATCCGTACCATCTCCACGCTCATTAACTATGACTACGTCTGGGACTTCATGTTCCATGCCAGCGGGGCCGTGGAGGTCCGGGTGCACGCCACTGGCTACATCAGCTCCTCCTTCTTCCACGGCCGAGGCATTGACTATGGCAACAGGGTTGGGCCCCACACGCTGGGGACGATGCACCTCCACCACATCCACTACAAGGTGGACCTGGATGTTGACG GGCAGCTGAACTCCCTGGAGACCCAGGATATGGAGTACGAGTTTGTCAAAGATCCCTGGAGCACACAGAATACCATTGAGCGGCCATACCTCCgcagggaaaggctggagagggaggatGAGGCAGCATtccccctcaatgtccccatgCCCCGCTACCTCTCCTTTGTCAGCCCCAATCCCAACAAGTGGGAGCACCCACGCAGCTACCGGATCCAGATCATCAGCTTTGCTGGGAAGCACCTGCCCACCAACAGCTCCATGGAGCGCTCCGTCAGCTGGGGCAG gtaCCAGCTGGCCGTCACCCGGCGGAAGGAGGAGGAGCCCACCAGCACCAGCATCTACAACCAGAATGACCCCTGGACGCCCACTGTGGCCTTTGCTGACTTCATCAACAACGAGACCATCACCAACGAG GACTTGGTTGCCTGGATCACTGTGGGGTTCCTGCACGTCCCTCATGCTGAAGACATCCCCAACACAGTGACTGTGGGGAATGGTGTCGGCTTTTTCCTGAGGCCCTACAACTACTTCAACGAGGACCCCTCGGTGGATTCACCTGACAGTGTCTACTTCAGCAGTGAGCAGGATGTGGGGACATGTGGGGCCAATCCTCTTGCCTGCCTGTCCTCTGCTGCCACCTGTGCCCCCCGCCTGCCCCCCTTCCACTTTGGGGGCTTCCTCAACCTCAGCCTGGCACCGCCTCTTGGCGGGCTCTGA